The Helicobacter ganmani genome includes a window with the following:
- a CDS encoding F0F1 ATP synthase subunit C encodes MKKLLLVFFALAGVAFAAEGNEMLLSYSAIAAGVGLGIAALGGAIGMGSTAAATISGMARNPGVGGKLMTTMFIALAMIEAQVIYTLVVALILLYANPFLG; translated from the coding sequence ATGAAAAAATTACTTTTAGTGTTTTTTGCATTAGCTGGTGTAGCGTTTGCTGCGGAAGGTAACGAAATGTTATTGTCTTATTCTGCAATTGCAGCAGGCGTAGGTTTGGGTATCGCGGCACTTGGTGGTGCAATTGGTATGGGTAGCACAGCAGCTGCAACAATTTCTGGTATGGCTAGAAATCCCGGTGTTGGTGGTAAATTGATGACAACGATGTTTATTGCACTTGCGATGATTGAAGCACAAGTTATCTATACTCTTGTTGTTGCATTGATTCTACTTTATGCAAACCCATTCTTAGGCTAA
- a CDS encoding polyribonucleotide nucleotidyltransferase has protein sequence MDEAKLMFLSKEEEYIFDKFAKQTNGSVYYKNGNNVLLATVVIDENCVVEEDFLPLTVQYIEKSYAAGKFPGGYVKREAKPSDFETLTARIIDRSLRPLFPKDYCYPTQITIMVLSAESDGDLQILALNAASAALYVSEIPLHFPVNGVRIGRIAEEFVINPTPNEQEQSTLDLLVSGVNEDLLMIEMRTFGGVKVKSSSNPLSLMTTLKEKEITSFSANELEEDKLIEALELARTQIALKSRLIKESFAPFVKSPLKLERARKSFVCERIENFICQNYLEPLRKVIESLSKTERNSRLKAFAKEIMESWKTQSSDDIESLEERVNETLTKVKRTLIRQMILEEGKRADGRCLKEVRPISIETNFLPKAHSSALFTRGQTQALVVCTLGGEMDAQNYELLTEKATSKERFMVHYNFPPFSVGEASSIGATSRRELGHGNLAKRALECSLINRDSKTIRLVSEILESNGSSSMATVCGGSLALAAADIECTSLIAGVAMGLVCEGEKYAILTDIMGLEDHDGDMDFKVAGSTNGITALQMDIKLGGLRTEILKNALFQAKEARLQILGLMEEAKEKIVLNTESLPSSQIFAIHPSKIVEVIGQAGKTIKEIIEKFEVAIDLNRDNGEVKVSGGNKQKVNAAKEHILNIANTKENKPNLYELYQVGDIYTGKVKKVVEFGAFVELPHNYDGLLHVSKVTNNRNERISDYLKEGDEVRVEVLSLNKNKVELGLVE, from the coding sequence TAGCTACGGTGGTAATTGATGAGAATTGCGTGGTAGAGGAGGATTTCTTGCCTTTAACCGTGCAATATATTGAAAAATCCTATGCTGCAGGAAAATTTCCGGGTGGCTATGTCAAACGAGAAGCAAAGCCTAGTGATTTCGAAACTCTTACAGCTAGAATTATAGACCGCAGTTTGCGCCCATTGTTTCCAAAAGATTATTGTTATCCTACACAAATTACCATTATGGTATTAAGCGCAGAGAGTGATGGTGATTTACAAATTTTGGCTTTGAATGCTGCGAGTGCGGCTTTGTATGTTTCCGAGATTCCGCTTCATTTTCCTGTTAATGGCGTGCGGATTGGTAGAATTGCAGAGGAATTTGTGATTAATCCAACTCCAAATGAGCAGGAGCAAAGCACTTTGGATTTGCTAGTCAGCGGTGTGAATGAGGATTTGTTAATGATTGAAATGCGCACTTTTGGCGGTGTAAAGGTAAAATCCTCTAGCAATCCTCTTAGCCTAATGACAACCTTAAAAGAGAAGGAAATCACTTCCTTTAGCGCAAATGAATTAGAGGAGGACAAACTCATAGAGGCTTTAGAATTGGCGCGTACGCAGATTGCTCTTAAAAGTCGGCTCATCAAGGAATCTTTCGCGCCTTTTGTCAAGTCGCCTCTAAAGCTAGAAAGAGCTAGAAAGAGCTTTGTTTGTGAAAGAATTGAAAATTTTATTTGTCAAAATTATTTAGAACCTTTACGCAAAGTGATTGAGTCGTTGTCCAAAACAGAACGCAATAGCCGCTTAAAAGCCTTTGCTAAGGAAATTATGGAATCTTGGAAGACACAGAGTTCAGACGATATAGAATCACTAGAAGAGCGTGTTAATGAAACGCTCACTAAAGTAAAGCGCACGCTTATCCGACAAATGATATTAGAGGAGGGCAAACGCGCGGACGGCAGGTGCTTAAAGGAGGTTCGTCCTATCAGCATTGAAACAAATTTCTTGCCTAAAGCGCATTCAAGCGCACTTTTTACACGAGGACAGACGCAGGCACTTGTGGTTTGCACTCTTGGAGGGGAGATGGACGCACAAAATTATGAATTACTTACAGAAAAGGCAACCTCTAAGGAACGTTTTATGGTGCATTATAATTTTCCACCCTTTAGCGTCGGGGAAGCAAGTAGCATTGGTGCGACAAGCAGGCGAGAGTTAGGACACGGAAATCTTGCAAAACGCGCACTAGAGTGCAGTTTGATTAATAGGGATTCTAAAACGATTCGTTTAGTCTCTGAAATTTTAGAATCCAATGGTTCTTCTTCTATGGCAACAGTGTGCGGCGGCTCTTTAGCGTTGGCAGCTGCGGATATTGAATGCACTTCTTTGATTGCAGGAGTTGCTATGGGACTTGTATGTGAGGGGGAAAAATATGCGATTTTAACAGATATTATGGGCTTAGAAGACCACGATGGCGATATGGATTTCAAAGTTGCCGGAAGTACAAATGGAATCACTGCACTACAAATGGACATTAAGCTAGGGGGTTTAAGAACGGAAATACTAAAAAACGCGCTTTTTCAAGCTAAAGAGGCGCGTTTGCAAATTTTGGGATTAATGGAAGAGGCAAAAGAAAAGATTGTCTTAAATACAGAATCTCTGCCTAGCTCACAAATCTTTGCGATTCACCCTAGCAAGATTGTAGAAGTGATTGGACAAGCAGGCAAAACGATTAAAGAAATTATTGAAAAATTTGAAGTCGCGATTGACTTGAATCGTGATAATGGCGAAGTGAAAGTGAGTGGGGGAAATAAGCAAAAAGTGAATGCGGCAAAAGAGCATATTTTGAATATTGCAAATACCAAAGAAAATAAACCAAATCTTTATGAATTGTACCAAGTGGGTGATATTTACACAGGTAAAGTAAAAAAAGTTGTAGAATTTGGCGCGTTTGTAGAGTTGCCTCATAATTACGATGGATTGTTACATGTTTCTAAGGTAACCAACAACAGAAATGAACGGATTAGCGATTACTTAAAAGAGGGCGATGAAGTGCGTGTAGAAGTGCTATCGCTTAATAAAAACAAAGTAGAATTAGGGCTTGTGGAATAG